In a single window of the Pseudoxanthomonas sp. F37 genome:
- a CDS encoding discoidin domain-containing protein, producing MNNELSFLCRREPSDFAFHKAALACSVLLACATPVFAAQDGVRILDDFGDPSAWRVVTSNQVSGALRQVDGVEGKAMCLDYDFNGVSGHAGIQRDLELEYPQNYRFDFALRGDSPRNDLQFKLIDASGDNVWWVNRPKYDFPAAWTPVRYKMRHIDKAWGPDPDRVLRKSVRLEYTVYNNAGGKGSVCFDQLTFQPLQVDDGAPLTGRASANLAFPAGAAALAVDGKPDTAWSADLHGDADPQLTLDLGRLREFGGLVLDWKPGQHASDYLVQLSDDGVRWRDVRTVVGGNGGRDYLALPESEARYVRLTVGDGPGTSFALAGLEVKPLSFAAHPNDLIKAMAADAQKGWFPRGFSGEQPYWTIVGLDGGREQGLIGEDGAIEIGKGGVSVEPFVQVDGRWLGWADVQATQSLQDGYLPIPAVAWMHPQFSLTTTAFAAGTPGDARVVARYRLTNTGAASRQYTLALAVQPWQVNPPSQFLNTTGGFSPISALALADGVATVNGRASLRFATPDGVIASRFDEGLVRERIEGLTTATVDAASVEGDATGLASGAMLYRFTLAPGQSRDIDWVAPLEGALPARIDAARDQQAMAGVWRRKLDEMRLQVPAEGQPVADTLRTALAHMLISRIGPRLQPGTRSYSRSWIRDGAMISEGLLRLGRPEVVKEYVEWYAPYQFENGKVPCCVDDRGSDPVPENDSHGELIFNIAEYYRYTGDKAFLRRMWPHVQGAFAYMEELRLSERTEANRAVNAAFYGMMPASISHEGYSAKPMHSYWDNFWALRGYKDAVEVAEALGKAAEAKRMAASRDQFRDDLYASLRAATQLHDIGYLPGAAEIGDFDPTSTTIALAPGGEQGALPVDLLHATFERYWTEFVQRRDGRREWKDYTPYEWRNVAAFVRLGWRERAWEVLDFFFKDRAPQAWNQWAEVVSRTPRKPFFVGDLPHAWVASDFVRSALDMFAYSREADDSLVLAAGVPAAWLDGEGIAIDGLRTPHGVLGYALRRHAGEVVLEAKAGLELPSGGLVLPWPYKEPPGETRINGQPAQWKDGELRIATLPAKVSIRTL from the coding sequence ATGAACAACGAACTGTCATTCCTGTGCAGGCGGGAACCCAGCGACTTCGCCTTCCATAAGGCGGCCCTGGCCTGCAGCGTACTGCTCGCGTGCGCCACCCCCGTCTTCGCCGCACAGGACGGCGTGCGCATCCTCGACGACTTCGGCGACCCGTCGGCATGGCGCGTGGTGACGTCCAATCAGGTCAGCGGCGCGCTGCGGCAGGTCGATGGCGTGGAAGGCAAGGCGATGTGCCTGGACTACGACTTCAATGGCGTCTCGGGCCATGCCGGTATCCAACGCGATCTGGAACTCGAATACCCGCAGAACTACCGGTTCGATTTCGCGCTCCGTGGCGATTCGCCGCGCAACGACCTGCAGTTCAAGCTCATCGATGCCAGCGGCGACAACGTCTGGTGGGTCAATCGGCCGAAGTACGACTTCCCGGCCGCGTGGACCCCCGTGCGCTACAAGATGCGGCACATCGACAAGGCCTGGGGCCCGGACCCGGACCGGGTGCTGCGCAAGAGCGTCAGGCTGGAGTACACGGTCTACAACAACGCCGGCGGCAAGGGCTCGGTCTGCTTCGACCAGCTGACGTTCCAGCCGTTGCAGGTCGACGACGGGGCGCCGCTGACGGGCAGGGCGAGTGCGAACCTCGCGTTTCCGGCCGGCGCCGCGGCGCTGGCCGTGGATGGCAAGCCGGACACCGCATGGTCCGCCGACCTGCACGGCGACGCCGACCCGCAGCTGACGCTGGACCTGGGCAGGCTGCGCGAATTCGGCGGGCTGGTGCTCGACTGGAAGCCGGGCCAGCACGCGTCGGACTACCTGGTGCAGTTGTCCGATGACGGCGTGCGCTGGCGCGACGTCCGCACGGTGGTGGGCGGCAATGGAGGGCGCGACTACCTGGCGTTGCCGGAGTCGGAAGCGCGCTACGTCCGCCTGACGGTGGGCGATGGCCCGGGCACCTCGTTCGCCCTGGCCGGGCTGGAGGTGAAGCCGCTGTCGTTCGCGGCGCACCCCAACGATCTGATCAAGGCGATGGCGGCCGATGCGCAGAAGGGCTGGTTCCCGCGCGGATTCAGCGGTGAGCAGCCGTACTGGACGATCGTGGGGCTCGACGGCGGGCGCGAGCAGGGCCTGATCGGTGAAGATGGCGCCATCGAGATCGGCAAGGGCGGCGTCAGCGTCGAGCCCTTCGTGCAGGTGGACGGGCGCTGGCTCGGCTGGGCGGACGTGCAGGCCACGCAATCGCTGCAGGACGGTTATCTGCCGATTCCCGCTGTGGCCTGGATGCACCCGCAGTTCTCGCTGACCACCACGGCCTTCGCCGCGGGCACGCCGGGCGATGCGCGCGTGGTCGCGCGCTATCGCCTGACCAACACGGGCGCCGCGTCGCGCCAGTACACGCTGGCGCTGGCCGTGCAGCCGTGGCAGGTCAATCCGCCCAGCCAGTTCCTCAATACCACCGGTGGCTTCAGCCCGATCAGCGCGCTCGCGCTGGCCGACGGTGTGGCGACCGTGAACGGGCGCGCCAGCCTGCGCTTCGCCACGCCGGATGGCGTGATCGCCTCGCGGTTCGACGAGGGCCTGGTGCGCGAACGCATCGAGGGCCTCACCACCGCGACCGTCGATGCGGCATCGGTTGAGGGCGACGCGACGGGCCTCGCCTCCGGCGCCATGCTCTACCGCTTCACCCTGGCGCCCGGCCAGAGTCGGGACATCGACTGGGTCGCGCCGCTGGAAGGGGCGTTGCCGGCGCGCATCGATGCGGCGCGCGACCAGCAGGCGATGGCGGGCGTCTGGCGCAGGAAGCTCGACGAGATGAGGCTGCAGGTCCCGGCTGAAGGCCAGCCGGTCGCCGATACCTTGCGTACCGCGCTGGCGCACATGCTGATCTCGCGCATCGGGCCGCGCCTGCAGCCGGGCACGCGCTCGTACTCGCGCAGCTGGATCCGCGACGGCGCGATGATCTCCGAAGGCCTGCTGCGCCTGGGTCGCCCGGAGGTGGTGAAGGAATACGTCGAGTGGTACGCGCCGTACCAGTTCGAGAACGGCAAGGTGCCGTGCTGCGTGGACGACCGCGGCAGCGATCCCGTGCCCGAGAACGACAGCCACGGCGAGCTGATCTTCAATATCGCCGAGTACTACCGCTATACCGGCGACAAGGCCTTCCTGCGCAGGATGTGGCCGCACGTGCAGGGCGCGTTCGCCTACATGGAAGAACTGCGCCTGAGCGAGCGCACCGAGGCCAACCGTGCCGTCAACGCCGCCTTCTACGGCATGATGCCGGCCTCGATCAGCCACGAAGGCTATTCGGCCAAGCCGATGCATTCGTACTGGGACAACTTCTGGGCATTGCGCGGGTACAAGGACGCCGTCGAGGTAGCGGAAGCCCTGGGCAAGGCGGCCGAAGCGAAGCGTATGGCGGCGTCACGCGACCAGTTCCGCGATGACCTGTACGCCTCGCTGCGCGCCGCCACCCAGTTGCATGACATCGGTTACCTGCCTGGCGCGGCCGAGATCGGCGACTTCGACCCCACCTCGACCACCATCGCGCTGGCGCCCGGCGGCGAGCAGGGCGCGCTGCCGGTGGACCTGTTGCACGCGACGTTCGAACGCTACTGGACCGAGTTCGTGCAACGCCGCGACGGCCGGCGCGAGTGGAAGGATTACACGCCCTACGAATGGCGCAATGTCGCCGCGTTCGTGCGCCTGGGCTGGCGCGAACGCGCGTGGGAGGTGCTGGACTTCTTCTTCAAGGATCGTGCGCCGCAGGCGTGGAACCAGTGGGCGGAGGTGGTGTCGCGCACGCCGCGCAAGCCGTTCTTCGTCGGCGACCTGCCGCACGCCTGGGTCGCGTCCGACTTCGTGCGCTCGGCGCTGGACATGTTCGCCTACAGCCGCGAGGCCGACGACAGCCTGGTGCTGGCGGCGGGCGTGCCGGCGGCGTGGCTGGATGGCGAAGGCATCGCCATCGACGGGCTGCGCACGCCCCATGGCGTGCTGGGCTATGCGCTGCGCCGGCATGCGGGCGAGGTCGTGCTGGAGGCGAAGGCCGGATTGGAGCTGCCGTCCGGTGGACTGGTGCTGCCGTGGCCTTACAAGGAACCTCCGGGCGAAACGCGCATCAACGGCCAGCCGGCGCAGTGGAAGGACGGCGAGCTGCGCATCGCCACGCTGCCGGCGAAGGTCAGCATCCGTACGCTGTGA
- a CDS encoding bifunctional 4-hydroxy-2-oxoglutarate aldolase/2-dehydro-3-deoxy-phosphogluconate aldolase has translation MTIQARQQKAESLLRAAGILPVVTVHTLDEARKVSEALLEGGLPAIELTLRTPVAMAALAMLKKELPDIVIGAGTVLTTEQIAQSIDAGADFLVTPGTPPEMAEALAAADIPVVPGAATPTELLSLMARGFRVCKLFPATAVGGLAMLKGLAGPLSDLKICPTGGITEDTAADYLSQPNVVCIGGSWMVPKAWLDNGEWDKVTASSAKAAAIVKGVRG, from the coding sequence ATGACCATCCAAGCCCGCCAGCAGAAAGCCGAATCCCTCCTCCGCGCCGCCGGCATCCTGCCGGTCGTCACCGTCCACACGCTGGATGAAGCGCGCAAGGTGTCCGAAGCCCTGCTGGAAGGCGGCCTGCCGGCGATCGAACTGACGCTGCGCACGCCGGTGGCGATGGCCGCGCTGGCCATGCTGAAGAAGGAACTGCCGGATATCGTGATCGGGGCAGGCACCGTGCTGACGACCGAGCAGATCGCGCAGTCCATCGATGCGGGCGCCGATTTCCTGGTGACGCCCGGCACGCCGCCGGAGATGGCCGAAGCGCTGGCTGCCGCCGACATCCCGGTGGTGCCCGGTGCCGCCACGCCGACCGAGCTGCTGTCGCTGATGGCGCGCGGCTTCCGCGTGTGCAAGCTGTTCCCTGCCACCGCTGTCGGCGGGTTGGCGATGCTGAAAGGCCTGGCGGGCCCGCTGTCGGACCTGAAGATCTGCCCCACCGGCGGCATCACCGAGGACACCGCGGCCGACTACCTGTCGCAGCCGAACGTCGTCTGCATCGGAGGTTCGTGGATGGTGCCGAAGGCTTGGCTGGACAACGGCGAGTGGGACAAGGTCACCGCCAGTTCCGCCAAGGCCGCCGCCATCGTCAAGGGCGTGCGCGGCTGA